Part of the Citrus sinensis cultivar Valencia sweet orange chromosome 2, DVS_A1.0, whole genome shotgun sequence genome, ccATTTCTAACCACTTGCTTGGGAAACAAATTTGCTCTCTTCATTGATGACGTAGTTgacaagcaaaaaaaaaaaagtggactTTAATTGTTATGATCTTGAATGATTTGAATCTACAACAAAATGatgactttttaaaatttatatgaacCATATAAACTTTTAGAAACTTAATGCATCATTCATATCATCACTCGATAGTATGGAGCTCACGATGTTTTCAGTCTATATGCTTGTgctttactctttttcttcttctatcAAATTATCACCAAAACCCTCAAAGCAAAAATATGCCCAAGTCCTCTTCATCTTCCCCGGGAAGCCTCGGATGACCTCTTATCGGCGAAACCCTAGCGTAGTAGACGAAAGAATGAGAAACATGACTCTAGAGTCTTCAAGACATGCATGCGTGGAGAAAATATGATGGTGTTTTGGGACACAGCTGGAAACAAGTTCTTGTCAACAATGAGAACAAATTGGTCGGGAGATGGTGGCCGAGCTCTGTCAGGAAACTGTTCAAAACGTGTTCGATTACGGCAGCTGGGGATGATGTGAGGAGAATGAGGAGGATGCTCATGAGTTTTCTTAATCCAAATGTACTTATCAAGTATGTTGAAGTAGTGGATATGGTCAAACAACAACACATCGCAACTCATTGGGAAGGTGCATATTTACTCTTTAACTATGTCCATGCAGCttgatttgataatattttaaagctaGGGCCGAAATGATGAtgcattcaaattttataaaaaccaaatggtcaaattaaaaaaaaaaaaaaactgacgTATTGTGGTAGTCAAATGATATGGTGGATAAACACTAAATATTGTTCTAGTGTCGGATCAAACTAATGCGATTAGATTACGCTCTAATCGAAGCTTGATCAGATCTCATTAACTCAATGAGATTTCAATACCAAGTTGAGCGAAATTGCAGCCAATTATCAACTAAGTACAACTAATTACAACAACTTAAACTAATCACCACGTGCATGAGCAATTACATAACCACCAGGTGCCAGCTAGGATTCCATATCATCAACTCGTAACCGTATGCTGCAGCTGCTGATAAGTGCGTCCTTCAcatgaaaatatttatgaagtACTTGAGAAACCTGATAAAGTGTAAGTTTTATGATTATGAAGGTAAGGAGGTGCAAATTCGTCCCACAGGAAGCTATATACGTGTGAATTGGCTTATCAATTACTTGCAAGCATGGAAGACCCTTTACACATCTCGAAGCTCTCTGCCCATTTCAATGTTTTCCTCAAATAGGTGAttgattttcccatcaatTTTCCCGGAACAATATTTTGCAAAGCAATGGGAGAAGAAGAGCTTAAATTCATGATAGCAAAACAAAGAAGGAGAAGCCTGGAAACGAAAACCGCGTCACCGAACAAGATATTTTGTCACGTTTGCTTGTGACTGCTGATTCAAGTGGAAGGTTTTTTACCGCTATGGAGATAGCTTATAATATAATGTTGTTGCTGTTTGCTGGTCATGACTGCAATGACATTGCTCATGAAGTATTTAGGACAAATGCCTCAAGTTTTTGAAAACGTGATGAAAGGTtagtgtgtatgtgtgtatatatattaataccTTCAACTGCAGCTATCCAATAAGGACGtttgcatattttaaaatgcagATTTGATGCTAAACAATATTTGCTTTCTGTAATTTAACATTGTatatattgtaattgataGTGTTATTTACTCTAAGAAATTTTAAGACACGTTAATATgatctttaatttattgataaattcatTGATATTGTTTATGACGAACAGAGCAAATTGGTATTGCCAAGTCTAAAGGACAATGTGAGTTCTTGAAATGGGAACACAAACAGGAAATGAAATCCTCCTGGATTGTGGCCTCCGAAGTCATGAGACTATCGCCGCCAGCAAGCCTCGCTTTCCGAGAGGCTCTGGTTGATTTTGCCTCTGCGGGTTGAACTATCTCCAAAGGATCAAAGGtattaaattaaactcaaaacttTAAATACTACTCTTGAGCTTTTACCGACTTTCCCGCATTTAATCGGATTCAAAGTCTCGGTCTTATTTGTTTCGTATGAATACTAATATTGGGTTGCCTACAGATATATTGGAGTACCGGGTCGACGCACAAGGATCAGAATCTCTTCCCAAATCCGGAGAAGTTTGACGCTGAAGATTTGAAGGAGAAGGAGTAGCCCCATATTCATTTGTCCCATTTGGAGGGGGACCAAGGATGTGTCCAGGGCATGAGTTTGCAAGGCAGCAAGTTGTTGCGGACCACCCAAGTTACTAGCCCAATTGCCCACCATTTCGGGCTAGAGAGCCTAAGACAAGGCTAAGAGTGCTAACTTGGCCTGATTCCGGAAACTTCTAGGCAATTCTAGCACATTtgagcttgtaaatatttagaataCTCCATACATTTTCAGCACATGTAAATGgtagaattctctagaatctctaGAGCTTGGCAAGCCTCTCCTATAAATAAGGCATGGCATTTAGCAGTTGAGCAACAAGTTTAGAGCAAGCAACTCAAACACTTATAAATTCTCTtctaatatttcatttgagtaATACAATTCTCTTATTCGGCTTTATTGCTctattctctctatctcttcgAAAACCTTTAGGCTTAGCTAGTCGAGAAGCTCAaggcttacttagcaacattcggcaaaggttgtctaagtgccgcacAAATTTACTGCGCAAAACACTCATCCCGTGACAAAGTGCTTGTTTTCATGCATAATATGATCAAACGGTTCAAATGAGATCTGTTAATTTTCAacctaattaatattttcctttttttttcccctctagAATTTGTGATGTATTTACTCAGAAAATGCTCTGTagaatatgaaatgaaattttaatttgaaattatccTTAGGTCAATTCAGTAAAACCTTGtcatttatcttctttttaaaagatttggATGGGATGAGGAACCACAGTCATTCAACACTAACCAAGCTCTGTTGACCGAGAGAGCAAAACACATTCACGATTAATCAAGTTGCATCCCTGGAAAAAAATCTTGTATTGTTTGAATCTATTTCGAAATTAATTAACAGTTAATCAAAAGAGTGGTTAGTCATAGATCGATTTAAATATATACactgaaaacaaataatataagtttaaTGAATGGACGTATTAATATCGTTTCACGCATCTCTTTTTATAGAAATGCACtaggaaatgaaaataaattttgttatacataatacatatataatacaaGTTCTGAAAAAATACACCATAGATTCTAAAGGAAGCAGTAACAAGTATTAAGTTGAACATTGGTGAGGTTGAAGCCTAATGGGGAGTCCTTGTGATGGAGAAAGCATAGGATCATAACCAAACTTTTCATCAGGAATTAACAGATCCCATTTAAACCGTTTGATCATGTTATGAATGAAGACAAGTATAAGCAACCTTTCAAACTCATAGCCAGGACACATTCTCGGTCCACCTCCAAATGGAACATATGAATATGGGGTAGCTCCTTCTCTTTCAAATCTTGATGCATCAAAAGTTTCTGGATTTGGGAACAGAGTTTCATCTTTATGTGTTGAACCTGTGCTCCAATGTAACTAGACCATACATTAAGcaaattattgatatatagGAAACAGTTACTATTTATGTACACACACAGTAATGATATTCTGGATCCTCTATTCATTTAGCTTCAACAAAACAATGAAAGAATACATCTAAACCATACGGGACTTAATGTACACGTAGCCCAAAATCCTTAAAAGCTAAGCAAATTTAACTAAGATGAGTAGAGAATCCATTTCCAATCGTTTAGAATCTTATTAGTTTAGGTCTAATTGATCTATACATAAAAGAATCGATAGAACAGAGGGAAGGTACCTTCCATCCTTTAGGAATAGTATAACCTGAGTAGGTAAAATCAACCAGGGCCTCTCTGAAAGCACCGATTGCCGGCGGCGATAGTCTCATGACTTCTGAGGCCACATTCCAcgtatatttcattttttgtatatCCTCCCATTTCAGCAACTCACCTTGTTCTTTAGACTCGGCAATACCAATTTGCTCTGTTAATCACAAACAATACTGTCAATCAATTGATAACAAAGATCCGATCAGCTTTCATGTGTCTTTAAAGTACATGTTCACAAAACGAACCCCTCAAAACATTTTCGAACACTTGAGGCATTTGTCCGAGATATTTCAGTAGCAACGTTATAGCAGAGCTGGACGTATCGTGGCTAGAAAAGagcaacaataatatattatcagcAACCTCCATCTCAGTTAAAAATTTTCCATTCGAATCAGCAATCACAACCAAACGCGACAAAAGGTCTTGTTTGGATCCTAGGGCTTCTCTTGTTTGTTTTGCTATCAATTTAATCAGCTCTTCTCTTATAGCATCTGCAGCTCTTATGGATTTGTAAAATGTTGTTCCGGGAAAGTTGACGGGAAAAGACATCACCcctttgagaaaaatattgaaatgagAAGCCAGCTTGGAAATGAGTAAAGGGTCTTCAACACTTGCAAGTAAGTGACAAGCCAATTCAAAAGTGTATAGTTTCACCGTAGGATGGACTTTCACCTCCTCTTTTCCTTCATAATCAACCAAAATAACATGATAAACAAGGGGACTTGGACATTTGGAAACTCTCAGAGAGAATAAAACTAGCTTGAATtcattacttaattaattaaaaatttaaaaaatgtgtatttttgtCTCTTTGATAACGTACACTTTGGTGTCTTCTTCTAGTCCAAAATACCATTCCTCAATGGATACTGCTGATTCCAAGTAATTCTTTCCAACAATTGACAATGCATTCTTTATTTCCTTCTAGTACGTATTggcagaattttttttttc contains:
- the LOC102623975 gene encoding beta-amyrin 28-monooxygenase-like, with the translated sequence MILSKSVNPNSFFTNFMHDMEFTIFSLCIAFALLFVFFYPLIITVKLKEKIYPNPHLPPGNLGWPVIGETLGFIRAGFEGKPERFIRERMEKYDSRVFKTCLLGEDMIVFCGTAGHKLLFSNENKLVRTWWPSSVGKLFKTCLLMKAGDDAKRMRRMMMMSFLSPNALMKYVERIDMITQQHIATYWEGKEEVKVHPTVKLYTFELACHLLASVEDPLLISKLASHFNIFLKGVMSFPVNFPGTTFYKSIRAADAIREELIKLIAKQTREALGSKQDLLSRLVVIADSNGKFLTEMEVADNILLLLFSSHDTSSSAITLLLKYLGQMPQVFENVLREQIGIAESKEQGELLKWEDIQKMKYTWNVASEVMRLSPPAIGAFREALVDFTYSGYTIPKGWKLHWSTGSTHKDETLFPNPETFDASRFEREGATPYSYVPFGGGPRMCPGYEFERLLILVFIHNMIKRFKWDLLIPDEKFGYDPMLSPSQGLPIRLQPHQCST